A single region of the Legionella oakridgensis ATCC 33761 = DSM 21215 genome encodes:
- the ruvA gene encoding Holliday junction branch migration protein RuvA, with product MIGWLKGQIIDRNHPGKIVIDVNGVGYDVEMSLLTFFQLEMHDGEVGLHIHTVVREDALLLYGFLDKEERALFKSLIKVNGIGPKMALVILSSITPDEFIQCIHQQNAVFLTKLPGIGKKTAERLVVEMKDRLTHLPQTAVLQEKNTDGSLAQEEAVKALEALGYKPQEAIKAVKKVNEAGKTCEQLIRQALQLLAGH from the coding sequence ATGATAGGGTGGCTAAAAGGTCAGATTATTGATAGAAATCATCCAGGAAAAATAGTCATTGATGTAAATGGCGTTGGTTATGATGTAGAAATGTCTTTACTCACTTTTTTCCAGTTGGAAATGCATGATGGTGAGGTTGGTCTGCATATTCATACCGTTGTGCGCGAGGATGCCTTGTTGCTGTATGGTTTTTTGGATAAGGAAGAGCGTGCTTTATTCAAATCCTTGATTAAAGTTAACGGTATTGGTCCCAAGATGGCGCTGGTGATATTGTCGAGTATTACTCCGGATGAATTTATTCAATGCATTCATCAGCAGAATGCTGTTTTTCTTACTAAATTGCCTGGTATTGGCAAAAAGACAGCCGAGCGTTTGGTGGTTGAAATGAAAGATCGACTCACACATTTGCCACAAACGGCTGTGTTGCAAGAAAAAAACACAGACGGCTCGCTGGCTCAGGAAGAAGCTGTTAAAGCTTTGGAAGCTTTGGGATACAAACCACAGGAAGCAATCAAGGCCGTAAAAAAAGTCAATGAAGCGGGTAAAACTTGTGAGCAGTTAATTCGTCAGGCATTGCAGTTGCTGGCTGGGCATTAA
- the ruvC gene encoding crossover junction endodeoxyribonuclease RuvC: MMIILGIDPGSRITGYGLIKENDKRQLHYLDSGCIRTPQGELSERLLQIFNGICELMDAFNPDEVAIEQVFMHQNVNAALKLGHARGVAMVASASHRVKVSEYSAREIKQAVVGYGAAQKDQVKHMVVSLLKLDSSPQSDAADALAIAICHSHMRNGSGVLRRKTVHRWRR; encoded by the coding sequence ATCATGATTATATTAGGGATAGATCCAGGCTCGCGCATCACAGGTTATGGACTCATAAAGGAAAATGATAAGCGTCAATTGCATTATCTTGATAGTGGCTGCATACGCACTCCTCAGGGTGAGTTAAGTGAAAGGCTATTGCAGATTTTTAATGGAATTTGTGAGTTAATGGATGCATTTAATCCCGATGAAGTAGCGATAGAACAGGTATTTATGCATCAGAATGTCAATGCTGCACTGAAATTAGGGCATGCGCGTGGAGTGGCGATGGTGGCTTCTGCGTCTCATCGTGTAAAAGTCAGTGAATATTCTGCACGAGAAATAAAGCAAGCGGTGGTTGGCTATGGAGCAGCACAAAAAGATCAAGTCAAGCATATGGTTGTGAGTTTGCTTAAACTTGATAGCTCCCCGCAAAGTGATGCAGCGGATGCGTTGGCCATTGCCATCTGTCATAGCCACATGCGCAACGGATCTGGGGTATTAAGGAGAAAAACTGTGCATAGGTGGCGTCGATGA
- a CDS encoding YebC/PmpR family DNA-binding transcriptional regulator, which produces MAGHSKWANIRFRKGLQDAKRGKIFTKLIREITVAARMGGGDESSNARLRDVITKALKANMKRDTIDNAIKRGVGGLEGQHMMEMRYEGYGPGGVAILVDCLSDNKNRTVSEVRHAFSKHGGNLGTDGSVSYLFNKQGEILLAPMQSQEQVMEIAIEAGAEDVNEEEGHIEIITAAESYHSVLSALQAKQMEIEHSQLTMRAQTMVPVDKETAETLEKLIDMLEDLDDVQAVYCNAEFPDGIFE; this is translated from the coding sequence ATGGCAGGTCATAGTAAATGGGCTAATATTCGTTTTCGAAAAGGACTACAAGACGCCAAACGAGGTAAAATTTTCACAAAACTGATACGGGAGATTACTGTGGCTGCCCGTATGGGGGGCGGAGATGAGTCGTCCAATGCAAGATTGCGTGATGTGATCACCAAAGCACTAAAAGCCAATATGAAGCGCGACACCATTGATAATGCAATCAAACGTGGGGTTGGGGGACTCGAAGGCCAGCATATGATGGAAATGCGCTATGAAGGATATGGTCCAGGAGGAGTCGCGATCCTCGTTGATTGCCTTTCTGATAATAAAAATCGAACCGTATCGGAAGTTCGCCATGCTTTTTCAAAGCATGGCGGTAATTTGGGAACAGACGGTTCTGTTTCTTATCTCTTTAATAAGCAAGGTGAGATTTTACTGGCCCCGATGCAGTCGCAGGAACAAGTCATGGAGATCGCTATTGAAGCGGGAGCGGAGGACGTCAATGAAGAAGAAGGACACATTGAGATCATCACGGCTGCAGAGTCTTATCATTCCGTATTATCTGCCTTACAAGCTAAACAAATGGAAATTGAGCATTCTCAGCTGACCATGCGTGCTCAAACCATGGTTCCAGTAGATAAAGAAACGGCAGAAACGCTTGAAAAGCTCATTGACATGCTGGAAGATTTGGATGATGTCCAAGCGGTGTATTGTAATGCAGAATTTCCGGACGGTATTTTTGAGTAA
- the rpoS gene encoding RNA polymerase sigma factor RpoS, with product MCPNDEPTEEKLELQEEKFENSNDDEPVLDDSSLILDEDTDEDLPDFSDEEIFPSYHRGKNVAKVMDATQIYLSEIGFSPLLSAEEEVHYSTLALKGDVAARKKMIESNLRLVVKIARRYLNRGLPLLDLIEEGNLGLMKAVEKFDPKRGFRFSTYATWWIRQTIERAIMNQTRTIRLPIHVVKELNVYLRAARQLTQKLDHEPSAEEIAEMVDKPLEDVEKLLGLNDKVTSVDTPIGYEENKSLLDTIADENSVNPAELLTDENLRAHIESLLGELTENQQQVIARRFGLRGFEKSTLEEVGKEINLTRERVRQIQVEALKTLRGLLERVGLTQEDLF from the coding sequence ATGTGCCCAAATGATGAGCCCACAGAGGAAAAATTAGAACTGCAGGAAGAAAAGTTTGAGAATTCAAACGACGATGAGCCTGTGTTAGATGACAGCAGCCTTATTTTGGATGAGGATACGGATGAAGATCTGCCGGATTTCAGCGATGAGGAAATTTTTCCCAGTTATCATCGCGGAAAGAATGTGGCCAAAGTCATGGATGCAACTCAGATTTACCTCAGTGAAATTGGTTTTTCTCCATTACTCAGCGCCGAAGAAGAAGTTCATTATTCTACGCTGGCGTTAAAAGGCGATGTAGCAGCACGCAAGAAAATGATTGAATCAAACTTGCGCCTCGTAGTAAAAATAGCCCGGCGTTACCTTAATCGTGGCCTGCCGCTTCTTGATTTAATCGAGGAAGGTAATTTGGGGCTCATGAAAGCCGTTGAAAAATTTGATCCAAAGCGTGGATTTCGTTTTTCTACCTATGCCACTTGGTGGATTCGCCAAACGATTGAGCGGGCAATCATGAATCAAACTCGTACTATACGTTTGCCCATTCATGTCGTTAAAGAGCTTAATGTATACTTGCGTGCCGCAAGACAATTAACACAAAAACTCGATCATGAACCTTCTGCAGAAGAAATTGCCGAAATGGTTGATAAGCCCCTAGAAGACGTTGAAAAATTATTGGGCTTGAATGACAAGGTTACCTCCGTTGATACGCCAATTGGTTATGAAGAAAATAAATCATTACTGGATACCATTGCGGATGAAAACAGTGTTAATCCTGCTGAATTGCTGACGGATGAAAATTTAAGGGCGCATATAGAATCTCTTTTAGGTGAACTCACTGAAAATCAGCAACAAGTTATTGCAAGACGATTTGGTCTTCGTGGTTTTGAAAAATCCACGCTTGAGGAAGTGGGTAAAGAAATTAATCTCACCCGCGAGCGTGTTCGGCAAATTCAGGTGGAAGCGTTGAAGACATTACGCGGGCTGCTTGAACGAGTTGGTTTAACGCAAGAAGATTTATTCTAG
- a CDS encoding peptidoglycan DD-metalloendopeptidase family protein, translating into MHLRARWWVSYLLLMLCACTQREDLAPVVELNWKAAGNHQRHVVIRGETLYAVAFRYDQDYRELARLNNLHSPYTLRVGQVLRLEGRVTPKAVNHVVRPQVVTQHYYKPIAVRTGIKARERTITGSQSSTAPWIWPAHGRVAERFIPNQGKKGINIAGKKGEKIYAAADGVVAYAGNGLSGYGNLIIIKHDHQFMTAYGNNTRNLVREGQRVKSGQVIAEMGVVDRRYWGLHFEIRKAGKPVNPLSYLQQG; encoded by the coding sequence ATGCATTTACGAGCAAGGTGGTGGGTTTCATATTTGTTGCTGATGCTTTGTGCCTGTACTCAACGAGAAGATTTAGCGCCGGTTGTGGAGTTGAATTGGAAAGCAGCAGGTAATCATCAGCGGCATGTGGTTATTCGTGGCGAGACATTGTATGCCGTGGCATTTCGTTATGACCAGGATTATCGTGAATTGGCCAGATTAAATAACTTGCATAGTCCTTATACCTTACGTGTTGGCCAAGTCTTACGCTTGGAGGGTAGAGTCACCCCTAAAGCAGTTAACCATGTGGTTAGGCCACAAGTGGTGACGCAGCATTACTATAAACCAATCGCTGTAAGAACGGGAATAAAAGCAAGAGAAAGAACAATAACAGGCAGTCAATCATCCACTGCCCCCTGGATATGGCCAGCTCATGGACGTGTGGCAGAAAGATTTATTCCCAATCAAGGAAAGAAAGGCATTAATATTGCGGGTAAAAAAGGCGAGAAAATTTATGCTGCGGCAGATGGCGTGGTTGCCTACGCTGGAAACGGTCTGTCTGGTTATGGCAATTTAATCATCATCAAACATGATCATCAATTTATGACAGCGTATGGAAATAACACGCGTAATTTGGTTCGAGAGGGTCAACGTGTCAAATCAGGGCAAGTGATCGCAGAAATGGGTGTGGTGGATAGACGGTATTGGGGTCTGCATTTTGAGATTAGAAAAGCCGGAAAGCCAGTAAATCCGTTAAGTTATTTGCAACAAGGTTGA
- a CDS encoding YqaA family protein, whose protein sequence is MKLFSLLYDKTLRWSGHRHAPYYLAGVSFAESSFFPIPPDVMLISMGLAAPKRAWYYALITTFFSVLGGILGYLIGMYAMELLEPYLASSSYMSSFNQVAHWFKQHGVWVVILAGFTPFPYKVFTIAAGAMQMAFLPFVLGSIIGRGLRFFLVSAILYFAGARIETRLRHYIDVIGWSTIVIFVMVYFLIKWMS, encoded by the coding sequence ATGAAATTGTTTTCTCTTTTGTATGATAAAACGTTGCGTTGGTCTGGACATCGGCATGCCCCATATTATCTAGCTGGTGTCTCTTTTGCCGAGTCTTCCTTTTTTCCTATCCCTCCTGACGTTATGCTCATTAGCATGGGACTCGCGGCTCCAAAGCGAGCTTGGTATTATGCCTTGATTACCACGTTTTTTTCAGTACTGGGTGGAATATTGGGTTATTTAATTGGTATGTATGCCATGGAACTGTTAGAACCGTATTTGGCTTCTTCTTCCTATATGTCGAGTTTTAATCAAGTTGCACATTGGTTTAAACAACATGGAGTGTGGGTGGTTATTTTGGCAGGTTTTACGCCTTTTCCTTACAAGGTGTTTACGATCGCAGCCGGCGCAATGCAAATGGCTTTTCTTCCTTTTGTGTTGGGCTCTATTATAGGTCGAGGCCTGCGATTTTTCTTAGTATCAGCCATATTGTATTTTGCCGGCGCTCGAATTGAGACACGGCTTCGACATTACATTGATGTGATTGGCTGGTCGACGATAGTCATTTTCGTGATGGTTTATTTTTTAATAAAATGGATGTCTTGA